The Agromyces mangrovi genome contains a region encoding:
- a CDS encoding zinc-binding dehydrogenase gives MPTARAALVTAAGGGFSPAEIELDDPIGREVLVDVRAAGLCHTDLTMSHADLGIPLPAVFGHEVAGVVAAVGPDATGVAVGDHVVGCLVQHCGTCDRCRAGRATLCRQPGATLRDAEAPPRLTRDGAPLHQMVGIGGFAERVLVDERQLVVVSRELPFAQAALLGCGVLTGVGAVRNAARVRAGDAVAVIGAGCVGLSAIAAAAAAGADRIVAVDLVAEKLEAARLFGATHVVDSSVADDPVAAVRAATGGGADSVLDVVGVQATAEQGLAMTAPGGGLYVVGVMDPTARISPRLFGLISAQRRIQGVYMGAADPRRDIPEIARMARSGALDLGALVSAEVGLDDIDEGYRMLRDPNVVRVVVGF, from the coding sequence ATGCCCACCGCACGTGCCGCCCTCGTCACCGCCGCCGGGGGCGGATTCTCGCCCGCGGAGATCGAGCTCGATGACCCGATCGGGCGCGAGGTGCTGGTCGACGTGCGGGCCGCGGGGCTGTGCCACACCGACTTGACGATGTCGCATGCCGATCTCGGCATACCGCTCCCCGCCGTGTTCGGGCACGAGGTCGCGGGCGTCGTCGCAGCGGTCGGTCCGGACGCGACCGGCGTCGCAGTGGGCGACCACGTCGTCGGATGCCTCGTGCAGCACTGCGGCACCTGCGACCGCTGCCGTGCCGGCCGCGCCACGCTCTGCCGCCAACCGGGCGCGACCCTGCGCGACGCCGAGGCGCCGCCTCGCCTTACCCGCGACGGCGCGCCGCTGCACCAGATGGTCGGCATCGGTGGCTTCGCCGAACGCGTGCTGGTCGACGAGCGGCAGCTCGTGGTCGTCTCGCGCGAGCTGCCGTTCGCGCAGGCGGCGCTGCTCGGGTGCGGCGTGCTGACGGGCGTGGGCGCGGTGCGCAACGCCGCACGGGTGCGGGCCGGCGACGCGGTCGCGGTGATCGGCGCGGGCTGCGTGGGGCTCAGCGCGATCGCCGCGGCAGCTGCCGCCGGAGCAGACCGCATCGTCGCGGTCGACCTCGTCGCCGAGAAGCTCGAGGCGGCTCGCTTGTTCGGTGCGACGCACGTGGTCGACTCGTCGGTCGCCGACGACCCGGTGGCGGCGGTGCGCGCGGCGACGGGCGGCGGCGCCGATTCGGTGCTCGACGTGGTCGGCGTGCAGGCGACCGCCGAGCAGGGCCTCGCGATGACCGCACCCGGCGGCGGCCTCTACGTGGTCGGCGTGATGGACCCGACCGCGCGCATCTCGCCCCGCCTGTTCGGCCTCATCTCCGCGCAGCGCCGCATCCAGGGCGTGTACATGGGCGCGGCAGACCCGCGCCGCGACATCCCCGAGATCGCCCGCATGGCCCGCTCGGGCGCACTCGACCTCGGTGCGCTCGTGAGCGCCGAGGTCGGCCTCGACGACATCGACGAGGGGTACCGGATGCTGCGCGACCCGAACGTGGTGCGCGTCGTCGTCGGGTTCTGA
- a CDS encoding DUF1905 domain-containing protein, whose translation MELRFSGVLWYWRGPAPFHFVTVPPAEAEAIHEVAPAVTYGWGMIPVAVRVGGSEWTTSLWPKDGGYIVPIKKWVQEAEGLDVDDSVGVRLRIDV comes from the coding sequence ATGGAGCTGAGGTTCAGCGGCGTGCTCTGGTACTGGCGCGGGCCCGCGCCGTTCCACTTCGTGACGGTGCCGCCGGCCGAGGCGGAGGCGATCCACGAGGTCGCGCCCGCAGTCACGTACGGCTGGGGCATGATCCCGGTCGCGGTGCGCGTCGGCGGCAGCGAGTGGACCACGTCGCTCTGGCCGAAGGACGGCGGCTACATCGTGCCGATCAAGAAGTGGGTGCAGGAGGCCGAGGGGCTCGACGTCGACGACTCCGTCGGCGTGCGGCTGCGCATCGACGTCTGA
- a CDS encoding EI24 domain-containing protein has translation MIRSLLAGAGDLLRGFAMWRTCPGTMALGLVPAAIVALLVLAALVALGATVGDLVTWMTPFADAWDAGWAIALRVAVGAALFGATILLAAVTFTAVTLTVGDPFYERIWRAVEIDEGGEVPDEGPGFWKAAASGAVLVGVGTLNAGLVLLVGFVPVVGSVTAAVLGVVLSGRLLARELTGRAFDARGIDGTERRRMLRGHRARMLGFGVATQLLFMLPGGAVLTMPAAVAGSTMLARRVLAADEASARP, from the coding sequence GTGATCCGCTCCCTGCTCGCAGGCGCGGGCGACCTGCTGCGCGGCTTCGCGATGTGGCGCACGTGCCCGGGCACCATGGCACTCGGTCTCGTGCCCGCGGCGATCGTCGCGCTCCTCGTGCTGGCCGCACTCGTCGCCCTCGGCGCGACCGTCGGCGACCTGGTCACCTGGATGACCCCGTTCGCAGACGCCTGGGACGCCGGCTGGGCGATCGCCCTGCGCGTCGCGGTCGGCGCGGCCCTCTTCGGTGCGACGATCCTGCTCGCGGCCGTCACGTTCACCGCGGTGACCCTCACCGTCGGCGACCCGTTCTACGAGCGCATCTGGCGCGCCGTCGAGATCGACGAGGGCGGCGAGGTGCCCGACGAGGGCCCGGGCTTCTGGAAGGCCGCGGCGTCGGGTGCGGTGCTCGTCGGAGTCGGCACGCTCAACGCGGGCCTCGTGCTGCTGGTCGGGTTCGTGCCCGTCGTGGGGTCGGTCACCGCGGCCGTGCTCGGCGTCGTGCTGTCTGGCCGTCTGCTGGCGCGCGAGCTCACGGGCCGCGCGTTCGATGCGCGCGGCATCGACGGCACCGAACGGCGACGGATGCTCCGGGGCCACCGCGCTCGCATGCTCGGCTTCGGCGTGGCCACGCAGCTGCTGTTCATGCTGCCCGGCGGGGCCGTGCTCACGATGCCGGCCGCGGTCGCCGGTTCGACGATGCTCGCCCGCCGGGTGCTGGCCGCCGACGAGGCATCCGCCCGCCCCTGA
- a CDS encoding 3-methyladenine DNA glycosylase, with protein sequence MTATAPTQAAPVRLEGADWRERERAHAERAGALTAARRARVAAGESHPIDDFLFTYYSYSPRVLRRWHPGAGVELADASDTPRAEWRWYATGRAPGSLVVDREAMAAEKAGLLGTVERMLRLTAARPASFGCFGLHEWAMVYRQAEHRHDVPLRLGKRGTDEVVEANDLRCTHIDAFRFFTDEAVPRNRFAPTRETQALLEQPGCLHANMDVYKWAVKLGPLVPGELLLDAFDLARDIRWLDMAASPYDVRPWGAEPVAIETAEGKAEYVRRQRGFAERANALRRRILAAAFTEPVANSAAEPAA encoded by the coding sequence ATGACCGCGACGGCCCCGACGCAGGCCGCGCCCGTGCGGCTCGAAGGAGCCGACTGGCGCGAGCGCGAGCGCGCCCACGCGGAGCGGGCCGGCGCCCTCACGGCCGCGCGCCGGGCGAGGGTCGCGGCGGGCGAGTCGCATCCGATCGACGACTTCCTGTTCACGTACTACTCGTACTCGCCGCGCGTGCTGCGGCGGTGGCATCCGGGTGCCGGGGTCGAGCTGGCGGATGCCTCGGACACGCCCCGCGCCGAGTGGCGCTGGTACGCCACGGGCAGGGCGCCCGGCTCGCTCGTGGTCGACCGTGAAGCGATGGCCGCCGAGAAAGCGGGCCTGCTCGGCACGGTCGAGCGGATGCTGCGCCTCACCGCCGCCCGCCCGGCATCGTTCGGCTGCTTCGGCCTGCACGAGTGGGCGATGGTCTACCGGCAGGCCGAGCACCGCCACGACGTGCCCCTACGGCTCGGCAAGCGCGGCACCGACGAGGTCGTCGAGGCGAACGACCTGCGCTGCACGCACATCGACGCGTTCCGGTTCTTCACCGACGAGGCGGTGCCGCGCAACCGCTTCGCTCCGACCCGCGAGACGCAGGCCCTACTCGAGCAGCCCGGCTGCCTGCACGCGAACATGGACGTCTACAAGTGGGCCGTGAAGCTCGGGCCGCTGGTGCCGGGCGAGCTGCTGCTCGACGCGTTCGACCTGGCCCGCGACATCCGCTGGCTGGACATGGCGGCGTCGCCGTACGACGTGCGCCCGTGGGGCGCCGAGCCGGTCGCGATCGAGACGGCCGAGGGCAAGGCCGAGTACGTCAGGCGCCAGCGCGGCTTCGCCGAGCGGGCGAATGCGCTGCGGCGGCGCATCCTGGCCGCAGCCTTCACCGAGCCGGTCGCGAACTCGGCCGCGGAACCAGCCGCGTGA
- a CDS encoding LacI family DNA-binding transcriptional regulator, translated as MAATSIRDVAQHAGVSVGTVSNVLNRPGEVSAESIARVNRAIEELGYVRNDAARKLRAGTSTTVGFVVLDGQNPFFNDVVRGAEDEASKHNIAILYGNTDQDVARERLYLDLFEEQQVRGVLISPYDDVHTRLERLRQRGIPAVLVDRFSGDGRFSSVSVDSVSGGRMAVEHLIDTGRRRIAYVGGPFDIHQVADRLAGARAAAENAGFPVDLEVVATTELTVAEGVAAGTRIIERPRAQRPDALFAANDLIALGLLQALVVEGRILVPEEIAIIGFDDISFAGAAAVPLSSMRQPSGMIGRTALRTLLEEANDPESIPRQTVFQPELVVRRSTDPKKTR; from the coding sequence ATGGCAGCCACGAGCATCAGGGACGTTGCTCAACACGCCGGTGTATCGGTCGGCACGGTCTCGAACGTGCTCAACCGCCCGGGCGAGGTCTCGGCGGAGTCGATCGCGCGCGTCAACCGCGCGATCGAGGAGCTCGGGTACGTGCGCAACGATGCCGCCCGCAAGCTCCGCGCCGGCACGAGCACGACCGTGGGCTTCGTGGTGCTCGACGGCCAGAACCCGTTCTTCAACGACGTGGTGCGCGGCGCCGAGGACGAGGCATCGAAGCACAACATCGCGATCCTCTACGGCAACACCGACCAGGACGTCGCGCGCGAGCGGCTCTACCTCGACCTGTTCGAGGAGCAGCAGGTGCGGGGCGTCCTCATCTCGCCGTACGACGACGTGCACACCAGGCTCGAGCGCCTGCGTCAGCGGGGCATCCCCGCCGTCCTGGTGGATCGTTTCAGCGGCGACGGGCGCTTCAGCTCCGTCTCGGTCGACAGCGTGTCGGGCGGCCGCATGGCGGTCGAGCACCTCATCGATACCGGTCGTCGTCGCATCGCGTACGTGGGCGGCCCGTTCGACATCCACCAGGTCGCCGACCGCCTCGCCGGTGCGCGCGCCGCAGCCGAGAACGCCGGCTTCCCGGTCGACCTGGAGGTCGTCGCGACCACCGAGCTCACCGTCGCGGAGGGCGTCGCCGCTGGCACCCGCATCATCGAGCGACCCCGCGCGCAGCGTCCGGATGCGCTGTTCGCCGCGAACGACCTCATCGCGCTCGGCCTGCTGCAGGCGCTCGTCGTCGAGGGCCGCATCCTCGTGCCCGAGGAGATCGCGATCATCGGCTTCGACGACATCTCGTTCGCCGGCGCCGCGGCCGTGCCGCTGTCGTCGATGCGCCAGCCGAGCGGCATGATCGGCCGCACCGCGCTGCGCACGCTGCTCGAGGAGGCGAACGACCCCGAGTCCATCCCCCGCCAGACCGTGTTCCAGCCGGAGCTCGTGGTGCGTCGCTCGACCGACCCGAAGAAGACGCGCTGA
- a CDS encoding sugar ABC transporter ATP-binding protein, producing MKSFGAVVALSSGSLTLEQGSIHALIGENGAGKSTLVKIVAGLYRRDSGDFRLRGEDVDFSNTAQSKAAGIAVIYQEPTLFPDLSVTENIFMGRQPTNRFGRIDRKAMRTEAVEIFERLGVRLDPDRLTEGLSIADQQIIEIAKAISLDARVLIMDEPTAALSGVEVERLFAVARSLRDEGRALLFISHRFDEVFDLCDTVTVMRDGKYIDTMPIAETSIDELVRLMVGRDVTEMFPKLPAEIGDDVLVVDGLTSTGVFHDISFTVRSGEIVGLAGLVGAGRSEVVRAIFGVDHYETGSVQVNGQPLRKGRPTAAMAQGIALVPEDRRKQGLVLDQSVTRNVTLAIRKRLAKWGLIWGGLENASAEIWASRLEVKTAALDAETGTLSGGNQQKVVLGKWLSTEPKVLIVDEPTRGIDVGTKAEVHRLISKLAQEGLAIIMISSELPEVLGMADRVLVMREGRLTGEFDRADATPEAVMFAATAEGAAA from the coding sequence GTGAAGTCCTTCGGAGCAGTCGTCGCACTGAGCTCCGGCAGCCTCACGCTCGAACAAGGATCCATCCACGCGCTGATCGGTGAGAACGGCGCCGGCAAGTCGACGCTCGTGAAGATCGTCGCCGGCCTCTACCGCCGCGACTCGGGCGACTTCCGCCTGCGCGGCGAGGACGTCGACTTCTCGAACACGGCCCAGTCGAAGGCAGCGGGCATCGCCGTCATCTACCAGGAGCCGACGCTGTTCCCCGACCTGTCGGTCACCGAGAACATCTTCATGGGCCGCCAGCCCACCAACCGGTTCGGCCGCATCGACCGCAAGGCCATGCGCACCGAGGCAGTCGAGATCTTCGAGCGCCTCGGCGTTCGCCTCGACCCCGACCGCCTCACCGAGGGCCTGTCGATCGCCGACCAGCAGATCATCGAGATCGCCAAGGCCATCTCGCTCGACGCGCGCGTGCTCATCATGGACGAGCCGACCGCGGCGCTCTCGGGCGTCGAGGTCGAGCGGCTGTTCGCCGTCGCGCGGAGCCTCCGCGACGAGGGCCGTGCGCTGCTGTTCATCTCGCACCGCTTCGACGAGGTGTTCGACCTGTGCGACACCGTCACGGTCATGCGCGACGGCAAGTACATCGACACCATGCCGATCGCGGAGACGTCGATCGACGAGCTCGTGCGCCTCATGGTCGGCCGCGACGTCACCGAGATGTTCCCGAAGCTGCCCGCCGAGATCGGCGACGACGTGCTCGTGGTCGACGGGCTCACCAGCACGGGCGTCTTCCACGACATCTCGTTCACCGTGCGCTCGGGCGAGATCGTCGGCCTCGCCGGCCTCGTCGGCGCGGGCCGCAGCGAGGTCGTGCGCGCCATCTTCGGCGTCGACCACTACGAGACGGGCAGCGTGCAGGTCAACGGCCAGCCGCTGCGCAAGGGTCGTCCGACCGCGGCGATGGCGCAGGGCATCGCGCTCGTGCCGGAGGACCGCCGCAAGCAGGGCCTCGTGCTCGACCAGAGCGTGACGCGCAACGTCACGCTCGCGATCCGCAAGCGCCTCGCCAAGTGGGGCCTCATCTGGGGCGGCCTCGAGAACGCGTCCGCCGAGATCTGGGCGAGCCGACTCGAGGTCAAGACCGCCGCGCTCGACGCGGAGACCGGCACCCTCTCGGGCGGCAACCAGCAGAAGGTCGTGCTCGGCAAGTGGCTCTCGACCGAGCCGAAGGTGCTCATCGTCGACGAGCCGACCCGAGGCATCGACGTCGGCACCAAGGCCGAGGTGCACCGCCTCATCTCGAAGCTCGCCCAGGAGGGCCTCGCGATCATCATGATCTCGTCGGAGCTGCCCGAGGTGCTCGGCATGGCCGACCGCGTGCTTGTCATGCGCGAGGGCCGCCTCACGGGCGAATTCGATCGAGCGGATGCCACGCCGGAGGCCGTCATGTTCGCCGCGACCGCGGAAGGAGCGGCAGCATGA
- a CDS encoding ABC transporter permease, which yields MTAVDTKPSAGNAFARSIGHVLKARETGIAIALIAVIVVATVSNPNFLFSSDGFRDLLLTPSLLMVVAVGQAIVIITRNVDLSVGSVLGLTAYLTGRLFIDIPGIPPILVFVAGVGLGALLGLINGALVAFAKVPALVITLGTLYIYRGINVAWTGSDRINASDLPASFRDLGTGELLGIPLLTIFAVIVLVVAAWYLRNLRSGRELYAIGSDPAAAHLYGLRVTRRVIAAFVVSGALAGVAGVLYAARYGTVSSSAGLGLELQAIGAAVIGGVAISGGVGTVWGAAIGAYLLLTINRALPIVGIQDFWQRAVVGVLIIGAIVLDRVLAVRQHRRLIEQREEKP from the coding sequence ATGACCGCCGTCGACACCAAGCCGTCCGCCGGCAACGCCTTCGCGCGCAGCATCGGGCACGTGCTCAAGGCCCGCGAGACGGGCATCGCGATCGCGCTGATCGCGGTCATCGTCGTCGCGACGGTGAGCAACCCGAACTTCCTCTTCTCGTCCGACGGGTTCCGCGACCTGCTGCTGACGCCGTCGCTGCTCATGGTCGTGGCCGTGGGCCAGGCGATCGTGATCATCACGCGCAACGTCGACCTGTCGGTCGGCTCGGTCCTCGGCCTCACGGCCTACCTGACCGGCCGCCTGTTCATCGACATCCCGGGCATCCCGCCGATCCTGGTGTTCGTCGCCGGTGTCGGCCTCGGCGCCCTGCTCGGCCTCATCAACGGCGCGCTCGTCGCGTTCGCGAAGGTGCCCGCGCTCGTGATCACGCTGGGCACGCTGTACATCTACCGCGGCATCAACGTGGCGTGGACGGGCAGCGACCGCATCAACGCGTCCGACCTGCCGGCATCGTTCCGCGACCTCGGCACGGGCGAGCTGCTCGGCATTCCACTGCTGACGATCTTCGCGGTCATCGTGCTGGTCGTCGCGGCCTGGTACCTGCGCAACCTGCGCAGCGGTCGCGAGCTCTACGCCATCGGCTCCGACCCGGCCGCCGCGCACCTGTACGGCCTGCGCGTCACCCGCCGCGTGATCGCCGCGTTCGTCGTGAGCGGTGCGCTCGCCGGTGTCGCGGGCGTGCTCTACGCCGCCCGCTACGGCACGGTGAGCTCGAGCGCCGGCCTGGGCCTCGAGCTCCAGGCGATCGGTGCGGCCGTCATCGGCGGTGTCGCGATCTCGGGCGGCGTGGGCACCGTGTGGGGCGCCGCGATCGGCGCCTACCTGCTGCTGACCATCAACCGCGCCCTGCCGATCGTCGGCATCCAGGACTTCTGGCAGCGGGCCGTGGTCGGCGTGCTCATCATCGGCGCGATCGTGCTCGACCGCGTGCTCGCGGTGCGCCAGCATCGACGACTCATCGAACAACGGGAGGAGAAGCCATGA
- a CDS encoding ABC transporter permease has protein sequence MTSAIDTEHGRRTYSAHAHPLWRRLLVTRESAIIGLLFLVVLVATIAVPNFDSPLTLTFLIREIAPILLIALPMTLIIITEEIDLSVASIVGLSSVITGLGVQAGWPLPFAAVVAILVGTVAGAINGALVTFVGLPSLAVTIGTLALFRGIAVGLLGTTAISDFPEFWTDLTRMNIPGTPMPLIIVPFLVLAIIFGVLLHFTPFGRSLYAIGLNKEAAAFSGINVGLTKFWLFVMSGAVSGYAGVYFTLLYNNARGDNATGLELQIIAAVLLGGVSIFGGRGALPGVIAGVLLIGTLSSALRLAGVTSDIINVITGVLLVASVVSASFLAWLRTKRVSAIGRKKGRAEASDG, from the coding sequence ATGACGTCCGCGATCGACACCGAACACGGCCGACGCACCTACTCGGCCCACGCGCACCCGCTGTGGCGTCGCCTGCTCGTCACGCGCGAGTCGGCCATCATCGGGCTGCTCTTCCTCGTCGTGCTCGTCGCCACCATCGCGGTGCCGAACTTCGACAGCCCGCTGACCCTCACGTTCCTGATCCGCGAGATCGCACCGATCCTGCTGATCGCCCTGCCGATGACGCTCATCATCATCACCGAGGAGATCGACCTCTCGGTGGCGAGCATCGTGGGCCTGTCGAGTGTCATCACGGGCCTCGGGGTGCAGGCCGGCTGGCCGCTGCCGTTCGCGGCGGTCGTCGCGATCCTCGTCGGCACGGTTGCCGGTGCCATCAACGGCGCCCTGGTCACGTTCGTCGGCCTGCCGTCGCTCGCCGTCACGATCGGTACGCTCGCGCTGTTCCGCGGCATCGCCGTGGGCCTCCTCGGCACGACCGCGATCAGCGACTTCCCGGAGTTCTGGACCGACCTGACACGCATGAACATCCCCGGCACGCCGATGCCGCTGATCATCGTGCCGTTCCTCGTGCTCGCGATCATCTTCGGGGTGCTGCTGCACTTCACGCCGTTCGGGCGCTCGCTCTACGCGATCGGCCTGAACAAGGAGGCGGCCGCGTTCTCGGGCATCAACGTCGGGCTCACGAAGTTCTGGCTGTTCGTCATGAGCGGCGCGGTCTCGGGCTACGCCGGCGTGTACTTCACGCTGCTGTACAACAACGCCCGCGGCGACAACGCCACCGGCCTCGAACTGCAGATCATCGCCGCGGTGCTCCTCGGCGGCGTCTCGATCTTCGGTGGTCGCGGTGCGCTGCCCGGCGTGATCGCCGGCGTACTGCTCATCGGCACCCTGTCGAGCGCGCTGCGCCTGGCCGGCGTGACCAGCGACATCATCAACGTCATCACCGGTGTGCTCCTCGTGGCATCGGTGGTGTCCGCAAGCTTCCTCGCCTGGCTGCGCACCAAGCGCGTCTCGGCGATCGGGAGGAAGAAGGGCCGAGCTGAGGCATCCGATGGCTGA